The genomic DNA AATTCCTGAATTAGCGGAATAATAATTAGATTACAAATCTCCGCCATAGAGATATTTGTAAAATCCGTACGATTTCCGATCTTCTCCATAATCCATTTCAAACCCGAACTCGGTTCCATTAAAGGAAAGGACATAGAAAAGATTATAGTTCTCGGAATTATCCTCCAATCCGGGATTACAATAAAAATAAATATCTTTTTCATCAGCTGCTGTTATTTCTGAAAGCTGTTCCGTTGGTGTGTAAACATCTCCACTTCTCTCTGCAAGATGGAGGGTTACAGTTTCACCAATAGTAAAAGATATATATGTTCCATCCAGTTCAATATGAACAATTTTATCTTCCCCGTTGGGTCCTACCGGATGTAGAGTACAATCAATCTCATTCAATTTGCCTGTTCCAATATTTAAACCCTTTCCTTGATTCAAATACATAGAATTGTGTTCGGGATGGTTGCAATACCCGTCCGGGTAATTATAGAACAAATCATAAGGACCTCCCGGAATGTCGAAAATGTAGAACTGTCCCTGATCATCGGTAATTGTATCTGCAATACTGTAATTAATTGCATCATCGATCCAATCCTCATCTGCAGATGAAGTATTTTGCAGGAAATGGGCCGATTCTACAAAATCCGCAGGAACAAGATAGACATGAACTCCGGGTACTGCAATCCATTCAATGGAATTATCTACTATAACCGGCTGAATGTATTTCCCTTCCAAGATTGTGTCTGAGAAATCACAGGAAAAGATATATAACAAAATGGCAGTAGAGAAAAATAATACAGTTAGTTTTTTAAACACGTTTTAATTCCCTTGAAGTTCTTTAGTCCAACTAGAACCACCATCGGTAGAATGCCAAAGAGAATACCCCTTTTCAAGTGCCCAGATATCTGTTCCGGTTTCTGAATAAAAGATTTCATATTCCGGCCAGCCGGAAGGATTTTCGGTTTCCGGTTTATCAATCTGAGTCCAGGATTCACCCTGATCGTCTGAAATGACGATAGGTTCATCTATCAGATTACCGGAAGCGATAATTATGTCTCCATCATCAAAGATACAAACATCAGTTATTCTGGACAGAGCGGTAATAGTATTGTATTCCCAGGTAGTTCCGCTATCCTCCGAATAACTTATTCCCGGAGACAGGGGATCAATAAGACCGCCGAATTCGGCAATAACAATATGCTCGCCGTCTGCACTGAGTGCCATATCTTCCCATTGCCTGTTTTCCAAAGAAATTTCGTTCCAGAGAGCCCCGCTATTTGAAGATAGCCATAACGGGCCACTATAAGTTAATGCCGCCATTATTCTGCCATTTGATGAGACTCCAATGGAATCGAGATTTCCTCCTCCGAGAATTTTATCAGTCCATGTATAGCCGTAATCAGTAGAAAAATTGACTTCATCAACACGATGAACACCCATTGTCAGTAAAGTAGATCCATCATTGGATAATTGAATATTAGCGTCTCCGTCGTAGCCTTCCCCGTAATCATAAACACGCCATGTTTTGCCAGAGTCGGAAGAAATATACAAGTCCTGACCAGCCACATAGAGATATTCTCCGTTTTCTGAAACACCTACGCCTGTCCAGTATTCCTGTTTTTCCAGGCCGTTTACTGTGTACCAGTCTTCACCACCATTTTCTGACAGATAGAGAAAACTATGGGCAGCTCCCGCCAGAACAATATTGCCATAAGAAGAGAAGGCCATAATATTAAATCCGCCATCAGCTTCTGGAGTTATGGCATTAACCAGAGATTTGTTTCCATTAATCACATAAGGGTTTGATAGATCCGGCGTTTCTATATCACATGAAAGGAATAAAATCCCCAAAAGAAGAAGCAATGGAATGACAGATGAAATAGATTT from Spirochaeta isovalerica includes the following:
- a CDS encoding WD40/YVTN/BNR-like repeat-containing protein; the protein is MKSISSVIPLLLLLGILFLSCDIETPDLSNPYVINGNKSLVNAITPEADGGFNIMAFSSYGNIVLAGAAHSFLYLSENGGEDWYTVNGLEKQEYWTGVGVSENGEYLYVAGQDLYISSDSGKTWRVYDYGEGYDGDANIQLSNDGSTLLTMGVHRVDEVNFSTDYGYTWTDKILGGGNLDSIGVSSNGRIMAALTYSGPLWLSSNSGALWNEISLENRQWEDMALSADGEHIVIAEFGGLIDPLSPGISYSEDSGTTWEYNTITALSRITDVCIFDDGDIIIASGNLIDEPIVISDDQGESWTQIDKPETENPSGWPEYEIFYSETGTDIWALEKGYSLWHSTDGGSSWTKELQGN